Proteins encoded by one window of Xanthomonas sp. DAR 80977:
- a CDS encoding DUF1820 family protein translates to MAKPLYKVTFLNHGKVYELYAQHVGSSHLWGFSEIGALVFDLHDGLVIDPTEERLREEFGDTKMLHLPMQSIVRIEEVEKKGQSAIRDAATGEKVITPFPMPAKPR, encoded by the coding sequence ATGGCCAAGCCCCTGTACAAAGTGACATTCCTCAACCACGGCAAGGTGTACGAGCTGTACGCGCAGCACGTGGGCAGCAGCCACCTGTGGGGCTTCAGCGAGATCGGCGCGCTGGTGTTCGACCTGCACGACGGCCTGGTCATCGATCCCACCGAAGAACGCCTGCGCGAGGAATTCGGTGATACCAAGATGCTGCACCTGCCGATGCAGAGCATCGTGCGCATCGAGGAAGTGGAGAAGAAGGGCCAGTCGGCGATCCGCGACGCGGCCACCGGCGAAAAGGTCATCACGCCGTTCCCGATGCCGGCCAAGCCGCGCTGA